One stretch of Chitinophaga pendula DNA includes these proteins:
- a CDS encoding recombinase family protein has translation MKSAYLYVRVSTDEQKRKGYSLPEQEDRLLRYCEQNNIAVKGIFREDFSAKDFNRPEWKKIIKTLRSNKKRPAENILFIKWDRFSRNIEYAYQMLGILRELNVIPIAIDQPIDFDVPESIVMLAIYLSIPEAENNRRGRNASDGMRRARKMGRWPGRAPMGYVNQSTQEGRKIIVPKQPQADLIKWAFEQFSTGTFSINQVRIMTCQKGLQCSKNNFWKILRNPIYCGIIKINANKDEDIQFVKAVHQPIISEDIFHAVQLLLKSRRKQKEAKFHTKFLFPLRGFIDCPFCGQRFTGSISQGKLAKYRYYHCTTSKCKGRYRADILEASYEKHLKKITLAHEVYELFNLVLEDENIFSARRQCLNDRNAVLAEIAQHEELVSKARRYFIAGKIDFEDFSDTKKEHNQIVYYLKGRLQHLTQKLNGYDAKHINIFSGSKVNIFQSYSTQDFVGKRHIASLFNPSAINISERDFSSIQIDPALKKIVTYDGTVKNKPNNALKVMEKGIHSITKSFLGRMISTKQAIRMLRGKGVCVNEEEAVTILDFLYMLANSFKKIDNVDELQNRLVKEISNTK, from the coding sequence ATGAAATCAGCGTATTTATATGTCCGTGTAAGTACAGACGAACAGAAGAGAAAAGGCTATTCTCTTCCTGAGCAGGAGGATAGATTATTAAGGTATTGCGAACAAAATAATATTGCTGTCAAAGGGATTTTTAGAGAGGATTTTTCGGCAAAGGACTTTAATCGACCGGAGTGGAAGAAAATTATTAAGACCTTAAGAAGTAACAAAAAAAGACCGGCAGAGAACATACTGTTTATTAAATGGGATCGCTTTAGCAGGAATATAGAATACGCCTACCAGATGCTTGGTATATTGAGGGAACTCAATGTCATACCTATCGCAATTGACCAGCCCATTGATTTCGACGTGCCCGAAAGTATAGTTATGCTTGCGATATATCTTTCGATACCAGAAGCCGAAAACAACCGAAGAGGCAGGAACGCTTCTGATGGAATGCGTCGAGCCCGAAAAATGGGAAGATGGCCTGGAAGGGCGCCAATGGGATATGTAAACCAATCAACGCAAGAGGGGAGGAAAATTATTGTACCAAAGCAACCACAGGCAGATTTAATTAAGTGGGCCTTTGAACAGTTCTCAACAGGTACGTTTTCCATCAATCAAGTCAGAATTATGACTTGCCAAAAAGGATTACAGTGCAGTAAGAACAATTTTTGGAAAATATTGCGAAATCCCATCTATTGTGGAATAATAAAGATTAATGCTAACAAAGATGAAGATATACAATTTGTAAAAGCAGTCCATCAACCAATCATATCTGAGGATATCTTCCACGCTGTTCAGTTACTGCTCAAAAGCAGACGTAAACAGAAAGAAGCAAAGTTTCACACGAAGTTTTTATTTCCTCTAAGAGGATTCATAGATTGCCCTTTCTGCGGACAAAGGTTTACTGGAAGTATATCACAGGGTAAGTTGGCAAAATACAGGTATTATCACTGCACCACTTCTAAATGTAAAGGTAGATATAGAGCCGACATTCTGGAAGCATCATATGAAAAACACTTGAAAAAGATAACTCTTGCCCATGAGGTATACGAACTCTTTAATCTTGTGTTGGAAGACGAAAATATCTTCTCTGCAAGAAGGCAATGCTTGAACGACAGGAATGCCGTTCTTGCAGAAATCGCTCAGCATGAAGAGTTGGTATCAAAAGCGAGAAGATATTTTATCGCCGGGAAAATAGATTTTGAAGATTTCAGTGATACTAAAAAGGAACACAATCAAATTGTCTATTATCTGAAGGGGAGATTGCAACATCTTACCCAAAAGCTAAATGGGTATGATGCTAAACACATAAATATATTTTCAGGTAGCAAGGTCAATATTTTTCAATCTTATAGCACCCAAGATTTCGTAGGCAAAAGGCATATTGCCAGTTTATTTAATCCCTCGGCAATAAATATATCCGAGAGAGATTTCAGCTCCATACAAATTGATCCAGCTTTAAAAAAAATAGTAACATATGATGGCACAGTCAAGAATAAACCTAATAACGCATTAAAAGTTATGGAAAAAGGTATTCATAGTATTACAAAATCTTTTTTAGGAAGAATGATTTCAACTAAACAAGCGATAAGAATGCTAAGAGGCAAAGGTGTATGTGTTAATGAAGAGGAAGCTGTCACTATCCTGGACTTCCTATATATGTTGGCCAATTCTTTCAAGAAAATTGATAATGTTGATGAGCTACAAAACCGACTGGTTAAAGAAATTTCGAACACCAAATAA
- a CDS encoding SMEK domain-containing protein — translation MNRIGYLNKINTYAARFVLEVEGFNASSLYDINIHAESFLIPVLNEVFDLRLENLNNSQKKNFPAIDLADFSNRVAFQITATSDLEKIKSTLEKFKEHKLNEVFDVLYIYVITHKKERYNEEKIKQFIPDGFAFSATGNVIDKDDILQRITAISSTPKIEAIAKIYEHEFSDFQIQMREKSYINGCLNTESEGISPNLLKISFPQYIYQAELNIDEKSVIDNLNAYLISIGRKPVKKLKPGNLVKKALRAVNVKSGEWVLYEKYVYTFKNLDDNSEPFRKIVDIGTITRLECKEFYDSDENRLRVFKHLLRNTLIELCRSKEIEWYGKRELFRFANNQTVPNQKRIKWKGKKEATKTVIFEMHNKKEGHVVCFRSLAFKSSFINIDEYWYLVLNPTWSFTNPGGYHQSRFEPAYMAGIKRLESNGSVYNYFRFFSYFFSYKDLFTPAYPYMEIHAAEELSISPRLEEKAWKPIKIIEKKAAEMDIDIKVDTELVDNTLF, via the coding sequence ATGAATCGAATTGGGTATCTAAATAAAATCAACACGTATGCAGCGAGGTTCGTGTTAGAAGTGGAAGGGTTTAATGCATCAAGCCTGTACGATATAAACATACATGCTGAAAGTTTTTTGATCCCTGTGCTTAATGAAGTATTCGATTTGAGGTTGGAGAATCTGAATAATTCCCAGAAGAAGAACTTTCCGGCTATTGATCTCGCTGATTTTTCCAATAGGGTTGCATTTCAGATAACTGCAACCAGTGACCTGGAGAAAATAAAATCTACATTGGAAAAATTCAAAGAGCATAAACTGAATGAGGTGTTCGACGTACTATATATTTATGTTATTACTCATAAAAAGGAAAGATATAATGAAGAGAAAATAAAACAATTCATACCAGATGGGTTTGCTTTCTCGGCCACAGGGAATGTAATTGATAAAGATGATATCCTTCAGCGGATAACCGCGATAAGTTCGACACCTAAGATAGAAGCCATAGCCAAGATTTATGAGCATGAATTTTCAGATTTTCAAATTCAGATGCGAGAGAAATCTTATATTAATGGATGTCTCAATACCGAAAGTGAAGGTATCAGTCCCAATTTATTGAAGATATCTTTCCCGCAATACATTTACCAAGCCGAATTGAATATTGATGAAAAATCCGTCATCGATAACCTCAATGCTTATTTGATAAGCATCGGCAGAAAGCCCGTAAAAAAGCTCAAACCCGGAAACCTTGTAAAGAAAGCATTACGAGCGGTTAATGTAAAATCCGGCGAATGGGTGCTCTACGAAAAGTACGTTTACACTTTCAAAAATCTTGATGACAACTCCGAACCATTCCGGAAAATTGTTGACATAGGAACTATTACAAGGCTTGAGTGCAAGGAGTTTTACGACAGCGATGAGAATCGTTTGAGGGTGTTCAAGCACTTGCTGCGTAACACCCTGATTGAGTTATGCAGGTCAAAAGAGATAGAATGGTACGGAAAAAGGGAACTTTTCAGGTTTGCAAATAATCAAACTGTCCCCAACCAAAAACGCATCAAATGGAAAGGAAAGAAAGAGGCTACCAAGACCGTCATTTTTGAAATGCACAATAAGAAGGAAGGCCATGTTGTTTGCTTTAGAAGTCTCGCTTTTAAATCTTCCTTTATCAACATAGATGAATATTGGTATTTGGTTCTAAATCCAACGTGGAGCTTTACCAATCCGGGAGGATACCATCAAAGCCGCTTTGAACCGGCATATATGGCGGGAATCAAAAGACTGGAATCAAACGGGTCAGTATATAATTACTTTAGGTTCTTCAGCTATTTCTTTTCTTATAAAGACCTGTTTACCCCAGCATATCCGTATATGGAAATACATGCAGCAGAAGAGCTGAGTATCAGCCCCAGGCTGGAAGAGAAAGCCTGGAAGCCAATAAAGATCATTGAAAAGAAGGCCGCAGAAATGGATATTGATATCAAGGTGGACACAGAATTAGTAGACAATACCCTGTTTTAA
- a CDS encoding phosphocholine-specific phospholipase C, with product MDSRRDFIKKAALLSGGAGLWSSMPASVQRALAIDPAPGSTYRDAEHVVFLMQENRSFDHCFGTLRGVRGFNDPRAITLPNKNLVWLQSNKAGQTYAPFRLDFHNTRATWMSSLPHSWENQVDARNDGKYDKWLDVKRSGNKAYADMPLTLGYHNREDIPFYYAMADAFTICDQHFCSSLTGTTPNRLYFWSGTIREKQDGSTPAAVRNSEADYGAPASWTTFPERLEDLGVSWKVYQNEISMPTGLNGEEDSWLANFTDNPLEFFSQYHVGKSIRFINYLQRRVEELPAEIKALEQQEQTPKAKRELKYKQESLQQAKEHLAQWKVQSFDQLSAREQRLHQQAFTVNTGDPDYRHLTTLSYEEDGKARQLQVPKGDVLHQFREDVKTGKLPAVSWLVAPENFSDHPSAPWYGAWYVSEVLDILTQHPEVWKKTIFILNYDENDGWFDHAPPFVVPDPRREDTGKVSAGLDIRPDYVYMHEEIEQKKLPANEARESPIGLGYRVPLIIASPWSRGGWVNSQVFDLTSPIRFLEHWLSHKTGKQVFEPNISAWRRAMCGDLTSVFRPYNNEKIPAPAFPGKDTFLQTVYNARDKQVPTDFKLLTPAEIARINEQPAGAPHMPQQEKGTRDSCALPYELYTAGSLSADKQSFELSLRVGKELFGKQAAGAPFQVYAPGRFRKKDGSGFDAVRTWNYAVIAGDQLQDSYKLADFEDGHYHLRVYGPNGFFREYSGDAKDPGLDIRCEYNRDAKRKDLATGQVTFHLHNQGSQPCTVVTHDHYRQNKEIQRVLQPDGKATIMLDLSKSFNWYDYSLQIKGHSIYERRYAGRVETGKHSQSDPGMGRVL from the coding sequence ATGGATTCGAGAAGAGATTTTATCAAGAAAGCAGCCCTGCTCTCGGGTGGAGCAGGCCTTTGGAGCAGCATGCCGGCATCGGTACAACGGGCTTTAGCTATTGATCCCGCGCCAGGCAGTACGTACCGCGATGCAGAACATGTGGTGTTCCTCATGCAGGAGAACCGCTCTTTTGATCATTGTTTTGGTACACTGAGAGGCGTACGGGGATTTAATGATCCCAGGGCTATCACGCTGCCTAACAAAAACCTGGTATGGCTGCAGTCCAACAAGGCAGGCCAGACCTATGCGCCTTTCCGCCTGGATTTTCACAACACCCGGGCGACCTGGATGAGCTCTTTACCGCACTCCTGGGAGAACCAGGTAGATGCCCGCAACGATGGTAAATATGATAAGTGGCTGGATGTAAAACGCTCCGGCAACAAGGCATATGCAGATATGCCCCTGACCCTCGGTTACCATAACCGGGAAGATATTCCCTTCTACTATGCGATGGCAGATGCTTTCACGATCTGCGATCAGCACTTTTGTTCTTCGCTGACAGGTACCACCCCTAACCGTCTTTACTTCTGGTCGGGCACTATCCGTGAGAAACAGGATGGCAGCACACCGGCAGCGGTACGTAACTCCGAAGCGGACTACGGCGCACCTGCCAGCTGGACCACCTTCCCCGAGAGACTGGAGGATCTGGGCGTATCCTGGAAGGTATATCAGAACGAGATCAGCATGCCGACCGGTCTTAACGGAGAAGAAGACTCCTGGTTGGCCAATTTTACCGATAATCCGCTAGAATTCTTTTCCCAGTATCATGTTGGTAAATCCATCCGGTTTATCAACTACCTGCAACGCAGGGTAGAGGAGCTGCCGGCAGAGATCAAGGCGTTGGAACAGCAGGAGCAGACCCCTAAGGCAAAGCGGGAACTTAAATATAAACAGGAGTCACTGCAACAGGCGAAGGAACACCTGGCCCAATGGAAAGTGCAGTCTTTTGACCAGTTGTCCGCGCGTGAACAGCGCCTGCATCAGCAGGCGTTTACCGTGAATACCGGCGATCCGGATTACCGGCACCTGACCACCCTGTCCTACGAAGAAGATGGGAAAGCCCGGCAGTTGCAGGTGCCCAAAGGGGATGTGCTGCACCAGTTCCGGGAAGATGTCAAAACTGGTAAACTGCCGGCCGTATCCTGGCTGGTGGCGCCGGAGAACTTCTCCGACCATCCGTCTGCGCCCTGGTATGGCGCCTGGTATGTGTCTGAGGTACTGGACATCCTGACGCAGCATCCGGAAGTATGGAAAAAAACCATCTTCATATTGAATTACGATGAGAATGACGGCTGGTTTGACCATGCGCCGCCGTTTGTAGTGCCCGACCCGCGCCGCGAAGATACGGGTAAGGTGTCTGCCGGTCTGGATATCCGTCCGGACTATGTATATATGCATGAAGAGATCGAGCAGAAGAAACTGCCTGCCAACGAGGCCCGGGAGAGTCCGATAGGACTGGGATACCGGGTACCGCTTATTATCGCCTCGCCCTGGTCGAGGGGTGGATGGGTGAACTCCCAGGTATTTGACCTGACATCGCCGATCCGTTTTCTGGAACACTGGCTGTCGCATAAGACGGGCAAGCAGGTATTTGAGCCCAATATCAGCGCCTGGCGTCGTGCCATGTGTGGCGACCTGACGTCGGTATTCCGTCCGTACAATAATGAGAAAATACCAGCGCCTGCCTTCCCCGGAAAAGATACTTTCCTCCAAACCGTATACAACGCCCGGGACAAACAGGTGCCCACCGACTTTAAACTGCTGACACCTGCCGAGATCGCCAGGATCAACGAACAGCCAGCCGGTGCACCCCATATGCCTCAACAGGAGAAAGGTACCCGCGACTCCTGCGCACTCCCTTACGAACTATATACAGCAGGAAGCCTCAGCGCCGATAAACAGTCTTTCGAGCTGTCCTTGCGGGTGGGTAAAGAACTGTTTGGCAAACAGGCCGCTGGTGCTCCTTTCCAGGTATACGCTCCTGGCCGCTTCCGTAAGAAGGATGGTAGCGGATTTGACGCCGTTCGTACCTGGAACTACGCTGTAATTGCAGGCGATCAACTGCAGGATAGTTATAAACTGGCGGATTTCGAAGATGGGCACTACCACCTGCGGGTATACGGCCCTAATGGTTTCTTCCGTGAATACAGCGGCGATGCCAAAGATCCGGGCCTGGATATCCGCTGCGAATACAACCGCGACGCCAAAAGGAAAGACCTGGCTACCGGCCAGGTAACCTTCCACCTGCATAACCAGGGTAGCCAGCCCTGTACTGTAGTAACCCACGATCACTATCGCCAGAATAAGGAGATACAGCGGGTACTGCAACCCGACGGCAAAGCGACGATCATGCTGGACCTGTCCAAATCTTTTAACTGGTATGACTACTCGTTACAGATCAAAGGGCATAGCATCTATGAGCGCCGTTACGCAGGACGGGTAGAGACTGGGAAACACAGCCAAAGTGATCCGGGAATGGGAAGAGTGCTGTAA
- a CDS encoding efflux transporter outer membrane subunit, translating to MQHKYIKTFLIIFPIVVGLAACRVGRNYERPALALPEQFNGNTVTTAPSDSSVAGMEWRQFFTDPTLQGLLDKALKGNYDLQLALNRIESAEAYMKQAKLAWLPSLDLLVNASTTTPSKNSLNGRSLEQFLRSKHLEDYSASLGLSWEIDIWGKIRRQKEAAVATYLQTYEGARTVQTTLVSNIANSYFNLLMLDAQLAIAKRNVSLSDSTVNMINLQKTAGEATALGVQQAIAQRQTAELLVPQLEQGIAIEENNIRILTGELPGTIARSGSLNDIKAWDELPAGVPAALISRRPDVRAAEMALVAANAQVGAAQGNMYPTLKITASGGLNAFKASDWFSIPASLFGTVAGGLTQPLFQRRQLKTQLEVAKVDREAAVIKFRQQALNAIGEVSNSLVKLDKLKTQQKIVGDQVQTLQLAISQSQMLFRSGMANYLEVITAQSRALQAELSQVDIERQQRSAMVELYRSLGGGWK from the coding sequence ATGCAACACAAGTATATAAAGACATTTCTTATCATTTTTCCAATAGTTGTAGGACTGGCAGCCTGCCGGGTAGGGCGTAATTATGAGCGCCCTGCTCTGGCCCTGCCTGAGCAATTCAATGGAAACACCGTTACTACTGCTCCTTCCGATTCCAGCGTCGCTGGTATGGAGTGGAGACAGTTTTTTACTGATCCTACTTTACAAGGGCTGCTGGATAAAGCGCTGAAAGGTAACTACGACCTGCAGCTTGCCTTGAACCGTATTGAATCTGCAGAAGCCTATATGAAGCAGGCCAAGCTGGCATGGTTGCCTTCCCTGGACCTGCTGGTCAATGCCTCTACTACTACTCCTTCCAAGAACAGCTTGAACGGGCGTAGCCTGGAGCAGTTTCTCCGTTCCAAACACCTGGAAGACTATAGCGCATCCCTGGGATTATCCTGGGAGATAGATATCTGGGGTAAGATCCGCCGGCAGAAAGAAGCGGCGGTGGCCACTTACCTACAGACCTACGAAGGCGCCAGGACGGTACAGACCACGCTGGTATCCAATATTGCCAACAGCTACTTCAACCTGCTGATGTTGGATGCGCAGCTGGCGATCGCCAAACGTAATGTATCGCTCAGCGATTCTACGGTGAATATGATCAACCTGCAGAAGACAGCCGGGGAGGCCACTGCCCTGGGCGTACAGCAGGCCATTGCCCAGCGTCAGACCGCGGAACTGCTGGTGCCGCAACTGGAGCAAGGTATTGCGATAGAAGAGAATAATATCCGTATCCTCACCGGAGAGCTGCCTGGCACTATTGCCAGATCAGGCTCCCTGAATGATATCAAGGCTTGGGATGAATTACCGGCAGGCGTACCCGCTGCCCTTATCAGCCGCCGCCCGGATGTACGGGCTGCTGAAATGGCGCTGGTCGCCGCCAATGCCCAGGTAGGTGCTGCACAGGGTAATATGTACCCTACGCTGAAGATCACTGCCAGCGGCGGTCTGAATGCCTTCAAAGCCAGTGATTGGTTCTCTATACCTGCCTCTCTGTTTGGTACAGTAGCGGGTGGACTTACACAACCGCTGTTCCAGCGCCGTCAGCTGAAAACCCAGCTGGAGGTAGCGAAAGTGGACCGGGAAGCGGCAGTGATCAAATTCCGTCAGCAGGCATTGAATGCTATCGGTGAAGTAAGCAATTCCCTGGTGAAACTCGACAAACTGAAAACACAGCAAAAAATAGTTGGCGACCAGGTACAGACCTTACAGCTAGCCATCAGCCAATCCCAGATGCTGTTCCGCAGCGGTATGGCCAACTACCTGGAGGTGATCACTGCGCAGAGCCGTGCCTTACAGGCAGAGCTGAGCCAGGTAGACATCGAACGTCAGCAACGCAGCGCCATGGTAGAACTATATCGTTCATTGGGCGGCGGCTGGAAATAA
- a CDS encoding helix-turn-helix domain-containing protein, whose product MKEFGATIRELREKKGLLLRQVAAELDIDTALLSKVERGERFIKKDQVKRIAEIIGTEEKGLLVLWLSAKINSVIKNEDFPLEALKLSLKKSKKERLQ is encoded by the coding sequence GTGAAAGAATTCGGAGCAACCATTCGTGAATTGAGAGAAAAGAAAGGGCTGTTATTAAGACAAGTAGCGGCTGAATTGGATATTGATACAGCTTTATTGAGCAAGGTCGAGCGTGGAGAAAGATTTATCAAAAAAGATCAAGTAAAACGTATTGCGGAAATAATTGGAACGGAGGAAAAGGGTTTGCTCGTTCTGTGGTTGTCAGCAAAAATAAATAGTGTGATTAAAAATGAAGATTTTCCTTTAGAAGCATTAAAGTTAAGTTTAAAAAAAAGCAAAAAAGAAAGGTTACAATAG
- a CDS encoding argonaute/piwi family protein: MDKILGWIESCKKHIDGKQSKNPHPNLFLNFCGFNKDVGFQSDIVYDDSYVRKINNSEFDVIIKKKDNLEERIGDIAELYLTEIKFLSKNKKPDVILCALSENFITYIQEKEAEETEDEEDEKEKSAEESDIDTEDVSEKEQNFRRYLKAKAMQYNIPIQIVRDRIAKPTADMQDEATIAWNFFTALYYKASGTPWALIRKDVAETTCYAGISFFKSRDRSTTQTSIAQIFNELGKGVILRGEEITLKKNDRVPHLSEEQAFNLLTLSLKEYYDAVKIFPKRLVLHKTSNFSEDEIYGFTQAARQLHINQIDLVSIQHSDVRLYRQGNYPPMRGTQFTLTEKHHVLYTRGSVPYYETYPGKYIPSPIEIKLAYYDESPNLICDEIVALTKMNWNNTQFDRKYPITIECARNVGEILKYLDQTDNMQLKYSFYM, from the coding sequence GTGGACAAGATCCTGGGCTGGATTGAATCCTGTAAAAAACATATTGACGGTAAGCAAAGCAAAAATCCCCATCCAAACCTCTTTTTAAACTTTTGCGGGTTCAATAAGGATGTTGGCTTCCAAAGTGACATAGTATATGATGATTCTTACGTAAGGAAAATAAACAATTCCGAATTTGATGTAATTATTAAGAAAAAGGACAATCTTGAAGAACGGATTGGCGATATAGCCGAGCTTTATTTGACGGAAATAAAGTTCCTGTCAAAAAATAAAAAGCCTGATGTTATTCTTTGTGCATTAAGCGAAAACTTTATCACCTATATCCAAGAAAAGGAAGCCGAGGAAACCGAAGACGAGGAAGACGAAAAGGAAAAGAGCGCCGAGGAATCTGATATTGATACGGAGGATGTATCGGAAAAGGAACAAAACTTCCGAAGGTATCTAAAAGCCAAAGCCATGCAGTACAATATCCCTATCCAGATAGTAAGGGATAGGATCGCCAAGCCTACAGCGGACATGCAGGATGAAGCTACAATTGCCTGGAATTTCTTTACGGCATTATATTACAAAGCCTCCGGAACACCGTGGGCGTTGATCCGGAAAGATGTTGCAGAAACTACATGCTACGCGGGAATAAGTTTTTTTAAAAGCCGGGACAGGTCTACCACACAAACAAGCATAGCGCAGATTTTTAACGAGCTGGGTAAAGGCGTAATCCTGCGTGGCGAAGAAATAACGTTAAAGAAAAATGATCGGGTTCCGCATTTGTCCGAAGAACAAGCCTTCAATTTGCTCACGCTTTCCCTAAAGGAGTATTATGATGCAGTGAAAATATTTCCCAAACGGCTGGTACTTCACAAAACGTCTAATTTCAGTGAAGATGAGATTTATGGGTTCACACAGGCTGCCAGGCAGCTCCATATAAATCAGATAGATTTGGTTTCTATTCAGCACTCTGATGTGCGTTTATATAGACAGGGAAATTATCCACCAATGAGAGGAACGCAATTCACCCTAACAGAAAAACATCATGTGTTATATACCAGAGGATCGGTTCCGTATTACGAAACATACCCCGGTAAATATATTCCAAGTCCAATTGAGATTAAATTGGCTTACTATGATGAATCGCCGAATTTGATATGCGATGAGATTGTTGCCCTAACGAAAATGAACTGGAACAATACACAGTTTGACAGGAAGTACCCAATCACAATCGAATGTGCAAGAAATGTAGGAGAAATACTGAAATATCTTGATCAAACGGATAACATGCAATTAAAATATAGTTTCTATATGTAG